The Ciconia boyciana chromosome 2, ASM3463844v1, whole genome shotgun sequence genome has a segment encoding these proteins:
- the PLEKHF2 gene encoding pleckstrin homology domain-containing family F member 2 — MVDRLANSEANTRRISIVENCFGAAGQPLTIPGRVLIGEGVLTKLCRKKPKARQFFLFNDILVYGNIVIQKKKYNKQHIIPLENVTIDSIQDEGDLRNGWLIKTPTKSFAVYAATATEKSEWMNHINKCVSDLLSKSGKTPSNEHAAVWVPDSEATVCMRCQKAKFTPVNRRHHCRKCGFVVCGPCSEKRFLLPSQSSKPVRICDFCYDLLSTGEMTACQSTRSDSYSQSPKSSLNDVSDDDDDEDSSD; from the coding sequence ATGGTGGATCGCTTGGCAAACAGTGAGGCAAATACTAGAAGGATAAGTATAGTGGAAAACTGCTTTGGAGCAGCTGGTCAACCTCTGACTATTCCTGGTCGTGTTCTGATTGGAGAGGGAGTACTAACAAAGCTGTGCAGGAAGAAGCCCAAAGCGAGGCAGTTCTTCCTGTTCAATGACATTCTTGTTTACGGTAACATTGTCAtccagaagaagaaatacaacAAACAGCACATAATTCCGCTGGAAAACGTCACTATTGATTCCATCCAGGATGAGGGAGACTTACGGAACGGGTGGCTTATCAAGACACCAACAAAGTCTTTTGCGGTTTATGCTGCCACCGCTACAGAGAAGTCTGAGTGGATGAACCACATAAATAAGTGTGTTTCTGATTTGCTTTCCAAAAGTGGGAAGACTCCTAGCAATGAACATGCAGCTGTCTGGGTACCAGACTCGGAAGCCACTGTGTGCATGCGctgtcagaaagcaaaatttacGCCTGTCAACCGTCGTCACCACTGTCGCAAGTGCGGCTTTGTTGTGTGCGGGCCTTGCTCTGAAAAGAGGTTTCTTCTCCCAAGCCAGTCTTCCAAGCCTGTGCGAATTTGCGACTTCTGCTATGATCTTCTTTCTACGGGGGAGATGACTGCTTGTCAGTCCACTAGATCAGACTCCTACAGCCAGTCGCCTAAATCATCTTTAAATGATGTATCTGATGATGATGACGATGAAGACAGTAGTGATTAA